In Streptomyces sclerotialus, one genomic interval encodes:
- a CDS encoding phosphopantetheine-binding protein, with protein MPDGITGEVFIGGPGLARGYAGRPGLTAERFVPDPYGAPGARLYRTGDLARVLPDGCLEFAGRSDRQLKAGGHRIEPAEAEAVLTADPRVREALVAALPGPSGDQRLTAWVVPADGAAPHPAELRARLREWLPAPLVPASFRIVDALPLTDNGKYDRAAAPAAGAHREMTAARAAYVAPRTETERRLADVWQRVLGVDRVGVHDHFRDLGGDSLLVLSVLAAAREAGLGLGPGTALRHPTIAELASALGATTEDG; from the coding sequence GTGCCCGACGGCATCACCGGGGAGGTGTTCATCGGCGGGCCGGGCCTCGCCCGCGGCTACGCGGGACGCCCCGGGCTGACGGCCGAGCGCTTCGTGCCCGACCCGTACGGCGCGCCGGGCGCCCGGCTGTACCGCACCGGTGACCTCGCCCGGGTCCTGCCGGACGGCTGCCTGGAGTTCGCCGGGCGGTCCGACCGGCAGCTCAAGGCCGGTGGCCACCGCATCGAACCGGCGGAGGCCGAGGCGGTGCTCACCGCCGATCCGCGGGTGCGGGAGGCGCTCGTGGCCGCGCTCCCCGGCCCCTCGGGGGACCAGCGGCTCACCGCCTGGGTGGTGCCCGCCGACGGTGCCGCGCCGCACCCGGCTGAGCTGCGTGCCCGACTGCGCGAGTGGCTGCCGGCTCCGCTCGTCCCCGCCTCCTTCCGGATCGTGGACGCCCTGCCGCTGACGGACAACGGCAAGTACGACCGCGCCGCCGCCCCGGCGGCCGGCGCGCACCGGGAGATGACGGCCGCCCGCGCCGCGTACGTGGCGCCCCGCACCGAGACCGAGCGACGGCTCGCGGACGTGTGGCAGCGCGTGCTCGGCGTGGACCGGGTCGGCGTCCACGACCACTTCCGCGACCTGGGCGGCGACTCGCTCCTCGTGCTGAGCGTGCTCGCCGCCGCCCGGGAGGCCGGACTCGGCCTCGGCCCGGGCACCGCTCTGCGCCACCCGACCATCGCCGAGCTGGCCTCCGCCCTCGGCGCCACCACGGAAGACGGCTGA
- a CDS encoding ornithine carbamoyltransferase — protein sequence MPMDPRPVRHLISLDDLTDADLRHLTERGAQFAAGTAGAGRPLDGLVTGVYFAKTSTRTRTAFSAGTLRLGGSLLTYGPGDLQLNTGETSEDTGRVLSRMLDVLVARTAGDPAEMRAWAAQRRMAVINAMSAEEHPTQALTDLTTLLRHFGRVDGLRVLYLGEGNNTATALALALTRFPGVEFELRTPPGYGLPARIAEKAARQAADHGAVLRERHTMEALPGDFDVIYTARWQTTGTSKADPDWRTVFAPFQVRAELWEDSPKAVFLHDLPAHRGEEVTAEVLDGPASLAFDQAENKMHSAMAVLEWCRAAPGAAGGV from the coding sequence ATGCCCATGGACCCGCGTCCCGTACGCCACCTGATCTCCCTCGACGACCTGACCGACGCGGACCTGCGCCACCTCACCGAGCGCGGCGCGCAGTTCGCCGCCGGCACCGCCGGTGCCGGGCGGCCGCTGGACGGTCTCGTCACCGGCGTCTACTTCGCCAAGACCTCCACCCGTACCCGTACCGCCTTCTCGGCGGGCACCCTGCGGCTGGGCGGCTCCCTCCTCACGTACGGCCCCGGCGACCTCCAGCTCAACACCGGGGAGACGAGCGAGGACACCGGGCGGGTGCTGTCCCGGATGCTCGACGTGCTCGTGGCACGCACCGCCGGGGACCCCGCCGAGATGCGGGCCTGGGCGGCGCAGCGGCGGATGGCCGTCATCAACGCCATGAGCGCCGAGGAGCACCCCACCCAGGCGCTCACGGACCTGACCACGTTGCTGCGCCACTTCGGTCGCGTCGACGGACTGCGTGTGCTGTACCTGGGCGAGGGGAACAACACGGCGACGGCGCTCGCGCTGGCGCTCACCCGGTTCCCGGGCGTGGAGTTCGAACTGCGTACCCCGCCCGGCTACGGACTCCCTGCCCGGATCGCCGAGAAGGCCGCGCGGCAGGCCGCCGACCACGGCGCGGTCCTGCGCGAGCGTCACACCATGGAGGCGCTGCCCGGCGACTTCGACGTCATCTACACGGCACGCTGGCAGACGACCGGCACGTCGAAGGCCGACCCGGACTGGCGCACGGTGTTCGCCCCGTTCCAGGTCCGGGCGGAGCTGTGGGAGGACAGCCCGAAGGCGGTGTTCCTGCACGACCTGCCCGCCCACCGGGGCGAGGAGGTCACCGCGGAGGTGCTGGACGGACCGGCGAGCCTCGCGTTCGACCAGGCCGAGAACAAGATGCACAGTGCGATGGCGGTGCTGGAATGGTGCCGCGCGGCGCCCGGTGCCGCGGGCGGCGTCTGA
- a CDS encoding TauD/TfdA family dioxygenase, with translation MTETLSFPALTETAVILTDTQREEVAMLAGELAGAASGVVDSAGWLAAARAASVRLPRQLLASVREFRHDAGPEGALLIRNLPVPGELPATPVRPGSVQRTATTAAGAVTMVMLQLGEVIAYRSEKSGALVQDVVPVPGQERQQSNAGSVRLHMHTENAFHRNRPDHVGLLCVRADPTGDARLCTASVRRALPLLSREARRTLSEERFLTEAPPSFGGSGSAPPPAHAVLRGVPEDPDVLVDFASTHPLDNGARRAMEELRAAFERTTHALDLAAGDLAVVDNRLTVHGRTSFTPRYDGTDRWLHRVYAVADHRRSRVDRQDGGSVLD, from the coding sequence ATGACAGAGACACTCTCTTTCCCTGCCCTGACCGAAACGGCGGTGATACTCACCGACACCCAGCGCGAAGAAGTCGCGATGCTCGCCGGGGAACTCGCCGGGGCCGCTTCCGGAGTGGTGGACAGTGCCGGATGGCTCGCGGCGGCCCGCGCCGCCTCGGTCCGGCTGCCCCGGCAACTGCTCGCGAGCGTGCGGGAGTTCCGGCACGACGCGGGGCCCGAGGGCGCCCTGCTGATACGTAACCTCCCCGTCCCCGGGGAGCTGCCCGCCACGCCTGTCCGGCCCGGGTCCGTCCAGCGGACCGCGACCACGGCGGCGGGTGCCGTCACCATGGTCATGCTCCAGCTCGGCGAGGTGATCGCCTACCGGAGCGAGAAGTCCGGCGCCCTGGTCCAGGACGTGGTGCCGGTACCCGGCCAGGAGCGTCAGCAGAGCAACGCGGGCTCGGTACGGCTGCACATGCACACCGAGAACGCCTTCCACCGCAACCGGCCGGACCACGTCGGTCTCCTCTGCGTGCGCGCGGACCCGACGGGCGACGCCCGGCTGTGCACCGCGTCGGTCCGCCGGGCCCTGCCGCTGCTGTCGAGGGAAGCGCGCCGGACGCTGTCCGAGGAGCGCTTCCTCACCGAGGCCCCGCCGTCGTTCGGTGGCTCCGGAAGCGCACCGCCGCCGGCCCACGCGGTCCTGCGGGGCGTCCCCGAAGACCCCGACGTACTGGTCGACTTCGCCAGCACCCACCCGCTGGACAACGGCGCCCGGCGGGCCATGGAGGAGCTGCGCGCCGCCTTCGAGCGCACCACCCACGCCCTCGACCTCGCCGCCGGCGACCTGGCCGTGGTCGACAACCGCCTCACCGTCCACGGCCGGACGTCCTTCACCCCGCGCTACGACGGCACTGACCGCTGGCTGCATCGCGTCTACGCGGTTGCGGACCACCGCCGCTCCCGCGTCGACCGGCAGGACGGCGGCAGCGTCCTGGACTGA